The genomic region ATTGGGTTGTTGAGCGCAGGGGATTACTCGACAGGGGGCAACAGGGCGCGAAGGCGCTCGACTTGGTCGGGAGTGAGGGGCGGGGCGCTTTCGATGTCGCGCCTGATGCGCTCTGCAAGGGCAAGTGCCCTCAACTCGCGTTGTTCTTCGGTGACATCAGCGTCAGGGTTCTGTCGCCTGCGCCCAGCGATGCGGGCGCGCAGCCTGGCAGCGTCAGGGGAAATAGGCATAGGAGGACTCCGGGTAGGTGTCCGGGCGGTTCCCGGACTGTTTAGGAGTCCTCACGCTGCTGAATCGGAGTGGTCTCTCTCCGTGGCCCCGTAGGGTGAGCAACCGGGGCAAGCTCAAGCTTTACCCCGCAGGGCATCTCAAGGCAAGAAAGCACATTCGTGTAATTCGCTTGTACGGTCCCAGGAACGCCGAAGCGCCCCCGTCCCAGGGAAGGGACAGGGGCGCCGGTGGTGGGCCGTTACGCGGCCGCACAGCCCTTGCAGTCGGCCTTGTGCATGTGGGCGCGGTCGGCAGGGTCTACGCGGCTCCCCGGACCAACCGGCATGATCCGCACCTCGCCCAGCACCGAGGGAGCGAGCACCATGCGCGCGACGGCACGCCGTGCCGCCACGGGGGCAGCGGCCCAACGCTTCGCCACGTCCTTACCGGGCGTGATCATGTCGGCGAGTTGCGCGGGCGCCCTCAGCTTCTGTTCCTCGGCTTGCAGGCGCGCGATGTCCTCGCTGAGAGAGTCGACCAGTCGGCCCATGGCGAGCGCCTCGCCCACCGTGGCCGTCTTCGTGCCCTCCGCCTCGCGTCGCTCGCCCTCCAGCCGCTCTCTCTCGGTGCGGATCTCCTCGGCGCGCGCCTCATCCTCCGGGGCAGCCGTAAACGCCTCATACACCCGGCTCTCGTCGGCCAGGAACGCCAGGATCACGCCCGGCTGCTCCTCGGTGCCGATCAGGAACTCATCAATGCGCGCACGGGGCACGCGGACGCATCCGTGTTCCCGGCACTCGTAGCAGGGGGCGCCCTTGACCTGTGCGGCGCGCATGGGGCCGCCGCACTTGCCGCACCGGATGATCCGGGTCAGGTCGTGCTGTGCGCGGCCGTCCGGGCGCCGCTTCTGTGCCTGCGTCCGGGTGTTGAGCATGCGCACAACCGCCCGGTAGTCGGCCTCTGACACAAGCCCCTTCCATGTGCCGGGGCGCTCCGTCCCGTGGTGCGAGCGGATACCGGCATACGCAGGCTTGACGACCATGCTCCGCAGGTGCTGCGGCACGAACGGGCGCCCCGAGCCGTTGACGATCCCGCGCGCCTTGAAGTCACGTGCGATGGCGCCCATGGCGTGCCCCGCCTTGATCCGCCGGAACAGTTCGCGGATCACGTCGGCCTTGCTCAGTCCCGGAATGGCTTCGGTGGTGTCGGCCACCCAGTCCGCGAGCTTGCCCGTGCGGGTGTCGTGTACGGGCACGTAGCCGTAGGGGGCGCGGCCGGTCGGACGGCCGTCGGCGGCGTTCGAGGCGGCATTGCGTGCGGTGCGGGTGTGCACCTTGTACGACTCGTACTGAGAGTCCACGGCGTCTTCCTGCAAGGTGCGGACATCGCGGCCGTTGCGGGGGTCGTAGGTGCGTCCATGGCTGGTCACATGGATGAGCTTGCCCTGTTCCTCGCACAGCTCGATGAGGGACGCCCATTCCGAGACCTTGCGGCTTCCACGCGACGACTCCCAGATGATCAGAACGTCGTCGGTGAAGGCGCCGGTCTTCAGGTCCTTGACCAGCCTCACGAAGTCACCGCGCTTCTTCCGGCCGTACTTGCTGGCCGATATGCCGTCGTCGATGTACGGGGCAGCGCTGATCACGATGCGGTGCGTCTCAGCGCTGCGGATGTTGTCGGCGTGCTGCTCGTCGCAGCTCTGCCCCTTCTTCTTGCTGACCCGGAGGTATTCGCGGCCGGTGATCTGCTGTGATGTCGTCATGTCTCACAGCATGCGCCGCAGAGGTCCCCTTAAGGAAGTGTCCCCTTCGCTCGAGCGGGGGGACCCCCATCGTCCCTGCCTCGGGGGCCAGCCCCCGAACCCCCGCTCCCCAAACGCCGGAGGGGCTGAATTTCAGCCCCTCCGGCCAAGTCCCTCATCCCCTGTGACTCCAGAGGTACCGCTTGACGAGCCGTTGACCTGCAACTTAGGTTTGCCTTACCTAAGTGGTTTTCGCCTCCGAAAGGCCAACTGCCCATGAGATCCGCCGTGTTCGCCCGTGCCACCCGAATCATCGCTGTCGGCGCCACCGCCGCCGCGCTGACGGTCGGGCTCGCCACCTCCGCCTCGGCCGCCACCGCCACGCGGTCCGTGACGGTGAGCGGAACGACGTACAACCTGTCGCTGACGGCCCCCGACAACCTGTCGGCCGCCGGACAGAACATCACCGTCTCCGGCAGCGGCTACAACACCATCCAGGGCGTCTACGTCGGCCTGTGCGTCATCCCCGACGGCGTCGTGCCCGGGGACCCGTCGACGTACACCTCCCGGCCGACCCCCTGCCTGGGCGGCGCGGACCAGGCCGGCACGACCGGCGCCTCGCACTGGGTGTCCAACTTCGGCGGCGGCACGGTCGCGAACAGCTCCACCTACGGCTCCGGCGGTTCCTTCAACGTCAGCGTGCACGTGAACCCGAACATCGCCACCGGCCAGGTCTGCGGCACGGACGTCGACTGCGCCATCGTGACGCGCGCCGACCACACCGGCAGCGGCAACCGCTCGTACGACGTCTACATCCCGGTCACCTTCTCGTGACCGCGCCTCTCAGAACCCGGGGGCGGAGCGATGTGCTCCGCCCCCGGGCGACGGGCGTCCTGGCAGGAATCACGGCGGTGGTCCTCACCGCCGTCGTCGTCAGCACGCCCGCCGTCGGCGCCGACGACCCGCCCGGGACCGACGGATACGAGCAGACGGCCCGCCTCACGACCGTCGGCAAACCGCTCGACCTACTGCTGCACCCCCAGTCGGGGAAGCTGTACGTCGGGTCCGACACCGTCGCCGGTACGACGGGCGGCAGCCTGGCCGGCGTCTACGTCGTCGACCCGGCCTCCGGCGACGTCCTGAACTGGGTGAAGACCTCGCCCGGCAGCACGGGCGCGCCCGCCCAGCTCCCGGGCAAACGGCTCGCCGGGCCGCTGCCGGGCGACGGCGTGCACTACCTGGTCGGGCTGCGCGGGATCGCGGCCGTGAAGGACGGGGACGCGGCGGGACACGGGGGCTGGCTCACCACTACGACGATCACGCAGGCCAAGGCCGGTGCGAAGGCGGGCACGGTCGTGGTCGTCCGCGGGACGAAACTGGAGGAGGTCGCCGTCGGCGAGACGTCGGTGACCGTGGAGCGCTCGCTGACCCTGCCGACCGCCGGTGGCCCGCTCGCCGTGGACACCGCCGCCGGGCAGATCTGGGTCACCGACAACACCAACAGCGTGCTGCGCAGGGTCGGTTCGGCCGACTTCGCGCCGGACGGCAAGGAGGTCCCGCTCGGCGCCGGGGCCGCGGTGTCTTTCCTGGAGTGGGACACCGAGCACGGGGTGCTGTGGGCGGGGCGCGGCACCGTACTGGAGGCGTACGACATCGCCTCCGGCAAACTCGCCGCCGCCTTCCCGGCGAAGCCCGGGGACACGATCGCGGACGTCGCCGTCGACCCGGGCTCCGACCAGGCGTTCGCGGTGTGGCAGGACTACGGCAATCCGCCGGAGGAGGGGGACGGGGTCGGTCGGCTCGCGGTGTACGACACGGCGACGCTGAAGGACGTCGGCAAGGGCGCCGAACTGCCGGGCAACAACGGCCAGTTGGGCAGCTCGTCCGTCGCGGTGACGCCGGGTGGCGACTCGGTGTTCGTCGCGAGCCCGTCCGACGCCTCGCTCACCGTGTTCCGGGCGCCGGTGCCGCCGTCGCCCTCCAACTCGCCGTCACCGTCCGACTCGACGTCGCCGTCACCCTCGACGTCGGCCTCGCCCAGCCCTTCGGACAGTACGTCCGAGCCGTCGCCCAGCGACTCCGGCCCGGCCGCCGATCCGAGCGGCACCGGCACCGGCACCACGGTGCCCGTCGACGGTCCGACCGCCGACGGGGGCAGCACGGGTGGTACGGGAAGCGGCGGTGCGGGGACCACGACCGGTGGCGGCTCGCTCGACACCAGCGGCGACGGGTCGCTCGCCTCGACCGGCACCGACGTACTCCTTCCCGCCGCGGCCGGCACCGCGGCACTGCTCGCCACCGGCACCGCCGCCGTGCTGTGGCGCCGTCGACGCGCCACGACGTAGGCGAATCGGCGGCGAATCGGCGAATCCGTACGGATACCCCGGAAGGTCCAACAGCCACGAGCAGGTCCGACTCGGGCCCGTATCAGTGCTGTTGGGCCTTCTGCGGTGTCGCCTCGCTCGGCCGTACGACGACGAATCCCTCACCCTGGAGCACCAACTGCACCGCCTCTCCGGAGCCGCCGCGGATCATCGAGCCTATCGACTGCGAACGGTGCAGTGAGGTCTGGAGGTTGGCCGTCCAGCCGACGATCGCGTCGGTGTCGACGTACACCGGCCACTGCGGCGAGACCGGGATGACCAGCGGGTTGCCCTCGCAGACGAGACCGAGCCTGCCCTGTCCGGTGAAGACGCTGTTGAACAGCCCACCGCCGCTCATGCCCGCCCCCTTCACCGTCTTTATCTCGTACTTCAGCGAGGCGTCGAAGCACAGCACGTTGCGGCCGTTGACGGTGAAGACGTCACCGGGGTCGATGTCGACGATGAAGCAGTTCTGCGCCTCGTGCGCGAACCAGGCCTCCCCCTGTCCGCGCACCGCCATGAGCGGCAGGCCCTCGCCGGTCACGGCCCGTTTCAGCATGCCGCCGACGCCCTGGCCCTTGCGCTCGAACTGCAGACTGCCCCGGTAGGCGATCATCGCGCCCTGCCGGGCGAGCATCTCACCGTTGACGGCGTACTTGATCGACTTGGCGTTCTCGACGCTCATGCCCGCCGCAGTGGCCGGCTGCACCATGTACT from Streptomyces sp. NBC_00878 harbors:
- a CDS encoding recombinase family protein; translated protein: MTTSQQITGREYLRVSKKKGQSCDEQHADNIRSAETHRIVISAAPYIDDGISASKYGRKKRGDFVRLVKDLKTGAFTDDVLIIWESSRGSRKVSEWASLIELCEEQGKLIHVTSHGRTYDPRNGRDVRTLQEDAVDSQYESYKVHTRTARNAASNAADGRPTGRAPYGYVPVHDTRTGKLADWVADTTEAIPGLSKADVIRELFRRIKAGHAMGAIARDFKARGIVNGSGRPFVPQHLRSMVVKPAYAGIRSHHGTERPGTWKGLVSEADYRAVVRMLNTRTQAQKRRPDGRAQHDLTRIIRCGKCGGPMRAAQVKGAPCYECREHGCVRVPRARIDEFLIGTEEQPGVILAFLADESRVYEAFTAAPEDEARAEEIRTERERLEGERREAEGTKTATVGEALAMGRLVDSLSEDIARLQAEEQKLRAPAQLADMITPGKDVAKRWAAAPVAARRAVARMVLAPSVLGEVRIMPVGPGSRVDPADRAHMHKADCKGCAAA
- a CDS encoding AIM24 family protein, translated to MKGDLFSSEYMVQPATAAGMSVENAKSIKYAVNGEMLARQGAMIAYRGSLQFERKGQGVGGMLKRAVTGEGLPLMAVRGQGEAWFAHEAQNCFIVDIDPGDVFTVNGRNVLCFDASLKYEIKTVKGAGMSGGGLFNSVFTGQGRLGLVCEGNPLVIPVSPQWPVYVDTDAIVGWTANLQTSLHRSQSIGSMIRGGSGEAVQLVLQGEGFVVVRPSEATPQKAQQH